One region of Eupeodes corollae chromosome 1, idEupCoro1.1, whole genome shotgun sequence genomic DNA includes:
- the LOC129941076 gene encoding pseudouridylate synthase TRUB2, mitochondrial, protein MTLTKVYDAVTAFKYLNGIANVFKPAGRKAGHVRLAVLHNLCRDLNQLEVREPRKMEMLEPGGDQGPIVRKMADLSDHILAVGPRYQMQDIKCAPVSKLGFHTSGVLLLGINRGLKQSSKIHMNRPVRVYHVKGCLGTATETHFYDSRVTVKSKFNHVHAEKISGMVSSLQASHQRKMYELCGVDIQSQAAYEMASKGIIRPASNSQPVLYGIKLIDFNRPEFTLEIAAINENEDYLAMLVHEIGIEMRTVAHCKAIRCIRHGHFTFEDSLLHNSWNLASIFENMRISKKILEDHPQMLDQPNVELRAES, encoded by the exons ATGACTTTAACAAAAGTATACGATGCTGTAACTGCGTTCAAGTACTTAAATGGAATAGCGAATGTTTTCAAACCAGCGGGAAGAAAAGCTGGTCATGTCAGATTAGCAGTCTTACACAACTTATGCAGGG ATCTCAATCAGTTGGAAGTACGAGAACCTCGAAAGATGGAAATGCTCGAACCTGGAGGCGATCAAGGGCCAATTGTACGTAAAATGGCCGATTTATCGGATCACATTCTAGCAGTTGGCCCTCGATATCAAATGCAAGATATCAAATGTGCCCCAGTATCTAAACTTGGATTTCATACTAGTGGGGTTTTGT tgCTCGGAATCAATCGTGGTCTCAAACAATCATCCAAAATTCACATGAATCGTCCAGTTCGAGTGTATCATGTCAAAGGTTGTCTTGGCACTGCTACTGAAACACATTTCTATGACTCCAGAGTTACTGTTAAGTCAAAATTCAATCATGTCCATGCTGAAAAAATAAGTGGCATGGTTTCATCTCTTCAAGCATCCCACCAACGAAAGATGTATGAATTATGTGGTGTTGATATTCAATCACAGGCCGCCTACGAAATGGCGTCAAAAGGCATCATTCGTCCGGCTTCAAACTCACAACCTGTTTTATATGGAATAAAATTGATTGACTTCAATCGGCCCGAATTTACTTTAGAAATAGCTGCAATCAACGAAAACGAAGACTATCTGGCAATGTTAGTTCATGAGATTGGCATAGAAATGCGAACGGTGGCTCATTGCAAGGCAATTCGGTGCATTAGGCATGGACATTTTACATTTGAAGATTCTCTACTGCATAACAGCTGGAATTTGGCGTCGATATTTGAAAATATGCGAATATCaaagaaaattctcgaggaccATCCCCAAATGTTAGACCAACCTAACGTAGAACTACGAGCAGagagttaa
- the LOC129941075 gene encoding 2-oxoisovalerate dehydrogenase subunit alpha, mitochondrial yields MSLMRFTNTLLAKASYHRIGRFFSTIKTNHEPQFPGATSHYIETPKLTMPTEMTPIPIYRVIDSAGAILDSSQDPNLSKEIIQKMFRDMVLLNTMDKILYESQRQGRISFYMTNYGEEASHIGSAAALEQRDLIYGQYREAGVLVWRGFKISQFIDQCYGNVDDAGRGKQMPVHYGSKELNFVTISSPLATQMPQAVGAAYAIKRKNNDTCVACYFGEGAASEGDAHAAFNFAATLDCPVILFCRNNGFAISTPSCEQYKGDGIAGRGPAYGIATIRVDGTDIFAVYNATKLAREYVLKNNKPVLIEAMSYRISHHSTSDDSSAYRSADEVEIWNSERHPISRLKNYMISKGIFNESEENTFVNNVRKKVLKQISESEKKLKPNWKEMFEDVYHDMPNHLKEQMKELEEHIATHRDAYPLKNFKN; encoded by the exons ATGTCCCTCATGAGATTTACCAACACTTTGCTGGCCAAAGCATCTTATCACCGAATTGGACGT TTCTTCAGcactataaaaacaaatcatgaaCCGCAATTTCCCGGTGCAACATCACATTACATAGAAACTCCTAAATTAACAATGCCCACGGAAATGACCCCGATTCCAATTTATCGTGTAATTGATTCGGCTGGTGCAATTCTAGATTCCTCACAGGATCCTAACCTTAGCaaagaaattatacaaaaaatgttcagAGATATGGTGCTGTTAAACACCATGGACAAAATTCTCTATGAATCTCAACGTCAAGGTCGTATTTCATTCTATATGACTAATTATGGTGAAGAAGCATCTCATATCGGTAGTGCGGCAGCATTGGAACAACGTGATTTAATCTATGGTCAATACAGAGAGGCTGGAGTACTTGTATGGCGGGGATTCAAAATTTCTCAATTTATTGACCAATGTTATGGTAACGTAGATGACGCTGGTAGGGGTAAACAAATGCCTGTACATTATGGGTCCAAGGAGCTGAATTTCGTGACTATTTCAAGTCCTTTGG CGACACAAATGCCCCAAGCTGTTGGTGCCGCCTATGCCATAAAGCGTAAGAATAATGATACGTGTGTTGCTTGCTATTTTGGCGAAGGTGCTGCTTCCGAGGGTGATGCCCATGCTGCATTTAATTTTGCTGCCACTCTAGACTGTCCAGTAATTCTATTTTG TCGTAATAATGGATTTGCCATATCAACGCCTTCATGCGAGCAATATAAAGGCGATGGCATTGCAGGACGTGGACCAGCCTATGGAATTGCAACAATTCGTGTCGATGGAACGGACATCTTCGCTGTCTACAATGCCACAAAACTTGCCCGTGAATATGTgcttaagaacaacaaaccCGTTCTAATCGAAGCTATGTCTTACAG AATAAGCCACCATTCAACATCTGATGACAGCAGTGCTTATCGTTCAGCGGACGAAGTTGAAATATGGAATTCTGAGCGACATCCTATTTCTAGACTTAAGAATTACATGATCTCTAAAGGAATTTTTAACGAATCTGAAGAGAACACTTTTGTCAATAACGTACGAAAGAAGGTTCTTAAGCAAATTTCTGAATCGGAAAAGAAACTTAAACCAAACTGGAAAGAAATGTTCGAAGATGTCTATCATGATATGCCGAATCATTTGAA GGAACAAATGAAAGAACTCGAAGAACACATTGCAACTCACAGAGATGCGTATCCGttgaagaactttaaaaattaa